The Hyalangium gracile genome has a segment encoding these proteins:
- a CDS encoding GNAT family N-acetyltransferase has translation MENPRLHWQWKRFEELTLEELYRLLALRQQVFVVEQTSIYQDADGYDRGSHHLLGTVPGGQEPVLAAYLRVLPPGLKYPEASLGRVVTAPGMRRYGYGKLLVEKALAFIDTSFPGAPVRIGAQHYLRRFYEGFGFRTISDVYDEDGIPHIDMLR, from the coding sequence GTGGAAAATCCCAGGCTGCACTGGCAATGGAAACGGTTCGAGGAGCTGACGCTCGAGGAGCTCTACCGGCTGCTCGCGCTGCGCCAGCAGGTCTTCGTGGTGGAGCAGACGTCCATCTACCAGGACGCGGACGGATATGACCGCGGCAGCCATCACCTGCTCGGCACCGTCCCCGGTGGACAGGAGCCCGTCCTCGCGGCCTATCTCCGCGTGCTGCCTCCGGGCTTGAAGTACCCGGAGGCCAGCTTGGGCCGAGTGGTCACCGCCCCCGGCATGCGCCGCTACGGATACGGCAAGCTCCTGGTGGAGAAGGCCCTGGCCTTCATCGACACGAGCTTCCCGGGAGCGCCCGTCCGTATCGGCGCCCAGCACTACCTGCGGCGGTTCTACGAGGGGTTCGGCTTCCGAACCATCAGCGACGTGTACGACGAGGACGGGATACCCCACATCGACATGCTCCGCTGA
- a CDS encoding RCC1-like domain-containing protein yields the protein MKWTTGVLAVLLWSVNAGAESPREPEAPTESASQDSQRRRSTRRVLAGNGGYSLAVAEDGSLWQWGSSAGEDFEVWAERKVVSPTPERVQGMKKAVSVSMSGCVALFHSLALSEDGTVQSWGGNLWGQLGDGTTLPRTGRVTVASLTGAVSVAAGCAHSVAARADGTVWTWGSNYAGQLGDGTTVDRTLPVQVQGLTGVVAVTAGLFHSMALRSDGTVWAWGEGLLGQLGDGTQDTRLQPIQVPGLTGVVAIESRGETSYALRADGSVWAWGQNSLGQVGTALESDRVFAPVQVPGLTGMVSLAAGPNHVLALRADGTVWTWGLTSGGLLGDGTLDRGTAPRQVPELRGVVAVGAGMNHSMALRRDGSLMAWGTNAEGEVGTGTDRRMSPTPVVGLRDVRAAAAGQAHLVAVRADGSVWTWGADPLGGSHQPAPVRVQGLQGAVKSAAGDQHSLVLRADGTVWAWGQNGRGQLGDGTAQDRATPGGVVGLSNAVAVAAGSAHSLALRADGTVWAWGANSYGQLGDVSTQVRSTPVQVQGLEGVVAIHASGGLSVALRSDGSVWRWGGHSSAWDGQPRAPARVEGLANVTAVALRSTDLVALLADGTVWQWTLRLPGQETPPQQVVGFSDAVGVARSRNTVQVLRVDGTVWNVGSNLHGERGFMSELAVPPGGSQVPGLTGVASLAASGLHVHALRTDGSLVGWGNNWSGVLGAGVSPYHLVPTRVPLPCRLIGGGWCHADR from the coding sequence ATGAAATGGACGACGGGCGTACTCGCCGTCCTGCTCTGGAGTGTGAATGCCGGCGCCGAGTCTCCCCGCGAGCCCGAGGCGCCCACGGAGAGCGCCTCGCAGGACAGCCAGCGGCGCAGGTCGACCCGTCGTGTGCTGGCAGGTAATGGAGGCTACTCGCTGGCGGTAGCGGAGGACGGCTCCCTGTGGCAGTGGGGGAGCAGCGCGGGCGAGGATTTCGAGGTGTGGGCCGAGCGTAAGGTCGTGAGTCCCACGCCTGAGCGTGTGCAGGGGATGAAGAAGGCCGTCTCCGTCTCCATGTCCGGCTGCGTCGCGCTGTTCCACTCGCTGGCCTTGAGCGAGGACGGCACGGTGCAATCCTGGGGCGGCAACCTGTGGGGCCAGCTGGGAGATGGGACGACTCTGCCGCGGACGGGGAGGGTGACGGTGGCGAGTCTGACGGGGGCGGTGTCCGTGGCAGCAGGGTGCGCGCACTCGGTCGCGGCGCGCGCGGATGGGACGGTGTGGACGTGGGGCTCGAACTACGCGGGACAGCTCGGTGATGGGACGACGGTCGATCGGACGCTCCCGGTCCAGGTCCAGGGACTGACGGGAGTCGTCGCGGTGACCGCGGGCTTGTTCCACTCGATGGCGTTGCGCTCGGACGGGACGGTCTGGGCCTGGGGCGAGGGCTTGCTGGGCCAGCTGGGCGATGGGACGCAGGACACGCGGCTCCAGCCCATCCAGGTGCCGGGACTGACGGGAGTGGTGGCCATCGAGTCGCGTGGGGAGACTTCGTATGCCCTGCGCGCGGATGGCTCGGTCTGGGCCTGGGGGCAGAACTCCCTGGGCCAGGTCGGTACGGCGCTGGAGAGTGACAGGGTGTTCGCGCCGGTGCAGGTGCCCGGGCTGACGGGCATGGTCTCCCTGGCGGCGGGACCGAACCATGTGCTGGCGCTGCGCGCGGACGGGACGGTGTGGACGTGGGGCCTCACGAGTGGCGGGCTGCTCGGGGACGGGACGCTGGACCGGGGAACCGCTCCCCGGCAGGTGCCGGAACTGCGCGGCGTGGTGGCGGTGGGCGCGGGCATGAACCACTCGATGGCGCTGCGGCGGGATGGTTCCTTGATGGCGTGGGGCACCAACGCCGAGGGAGAGGTCGGCACCGGCACGGATCGTCGGATGTCGCCCACACCGGTGGTGGGGTTGAGGGACGTGCGTGCGGCGGCGGCTGGGCAGGCACACCTGGTGGCCGTCCGGGCGGACGGCTCGGTGTGGACGTGGGGGGCGGATCCGCTCGGAGGAAGTCACCAGCCTGCGCCGGTGCGAGTGCAGGGCCTGCAAGGCGCAGTGAAGAGCGCTGCCGGTGACCAGCACTCGCTGGTGTTGCGCGCGGACGGGACGGTCTGGGCCTGGGGGCAGAACGGGCGCGGCCAGCTGGGCGATGGAACGGCGCAGGACCGGGCTACCCCAGGGGGTGTGGTGGGGTTGTCGAATGCGGTGGCCGTGGCCGCGGGTAGCGCCCACTCGCTGGCGTTGCGTGCGGACGGGACGGTGTGGGCCTGGGGGGCCAACAGCTATGGGCAGCTGGGGGATGTGTCGACCCAGGTGCGCTCCACGCCGGTGCAGGTGCAGGGGCTCGAAGGGGTGGTGGCCATTCATGCCAGCGGGGGCCTCTCGGTGGCCCTGCGCAGTGACGGCAGCGTATGGCGCTGGGGCGGCCACTCCAGCGCCTGGGACGGGCAGCCGCGCGCCCCGGCCCGGGTGGAGGGGCTGGCGAACGTCACGGCGGTGGCCTTGAGGTCCACGGACCTCGTGGCCCTGCTTGCCGATGGCACCGTGTGGCAGTGGACCCTCCGCCTCCCGGGACAGGAGACGCCGCCTCAGCAAGTGGTGGGCTTCTCGGACGCGGTGGGCGTGGCTCGGAGCAGGAACACCGTCCAGGTGCTCCGCGTGGACGGAACGGTCTGGAACGTGGGCAGCAACCTCCATGGCGAGCGTGGCTTCATGTCGGAGCTGGCCGTTCCTCCCGGGGGCTCGCAGGTGCCCGGGTTGACGGGGGTGGCGTCCCTCGCCGCCAGTGGGCTTCATGTCCACGCGCTGCGGACGGATGGCAGTCTGGTGGGCTGGGGCAACAACTGGTCCGGTGTCCTTGGAGCTGGAGTGTCGCCCTACCACCTGGTGCCCACGCGCGTGCCACTGCCCTGCCGCCTGATTGGCGGGGGCTGGTGCCACGCGGATCGCTGA